The segment GGACGTGGAAATACCATTGCTCAGATTGTTCGATTTGTGATGTCAATCTTGAGTGCAGTTCCCTCGATCGTAGTTGGTGTTTTTGCTTATGCAGTGATTGTACTTTCTACGATTTTGGGATATCGCGGTTTTTCTGCATTAGCGGGTGCATTCGCATTAGCTGTGATTATGCTACCCATCATTGTTTTGTCAACCGAAGAAGCATTAAAGCTAGTTCCAACTCAGCAGCGTTTAGCTTCCGCCGCATTGGGTGCGAACTCGATTCAAACAACCTTCAAAGTTGTATTGAAAGCGGCATTGCCTAGTATTACGACTGGCGTTTTATTAGCGATCGCTCGTGTTTCGGGTGAGACTGCTCCCTTGCTATTTACTGCACTATTCAGCCAGAACTGGGTCGAGCAGGCTTTGAACCCAACGCCATCGCTATCCGTGATGATTTACAACTATGCAAGCTCAGCCTTTCCTGAGCAAAATCAGTTAGCGTGGTCAGCATCAGTTGTGCTTTTAGGAATTGTCATTCTTACCAATTTACTTTCCCGATTGATCACTCGTCGCCATCAATAATTCATGAAACCCGATCCCACTATGCAATTTGCTTCTCAAGCAACCGATTTAGCTCTCTGTGTCAAAGATTTAGCCGTTTACTATGGCACTCGCAAAGCAATAGAAGGTGTGTCGATCGACATCCCTTCTGCACAGGTAACAGCGATTATTGGGCCTTCAGGATGCGGCAAATCTACCTTTATCAAAACGCTGAATCGAATCGGCGAGCTTGAAAGCAATATGCGGATCGAAGGAACCATTCAGTTCTTTGGGCAAGATATCTATAGTAATCGGGTGAATCTCAATCGCTTGCGGCGGCAAATTGGCATGGTCTTTCAGAAGCCGAACCCTTTTCCAATGAGCATTTACGATAATGTTGCCTATGGAATTCGCGTGTTTAGTCGTCCTTCCCGCTCAATGTTGGATGAAATGGTAGAATCTGCCCTCAAAAGTGCAGCGCTGTGGAATGAAGTCAAAGATCATTTGAACAAGTCAGCCTTAAGCTTGTCAGGTGGGCAACAACAAAGGCTTTGTATTGCAAGAGCACTAGCGATTAAACCCAGAGTCTTGCTCATGGATGAACCGTGTTCGGCACTCGACCCGATTACAACAATGAAGATTGAAGAATTGATCCAGGAATTGCGGGAACAATTCACGATCGTGATTGTGACGCACAACATGCAGCAAGCCGCACGGATCAGCGATAGAACCGCATTCTTCAGTACCGATGAAAGCCAAATCGGACAATTAATCGAAGTTGATGCAACTAGTAAAGTATTCAGTGCAGCAACCGATGTCCGCACCCGCAATTACGTCGAGGGTCGCTTTGGTTAGACGAGTCTTATCTGGGAAGATTCGGTCACAATCGCTGGTATCGCAATAGAGGTTCCGGGATGACATCGGAATCCAGTACTGCTTGAAGCGGTAAGTAGATAGGCGCAATTAACTTGAAGGTAGTTGCTGCGTTTGCGTCTCGCCCTGAACTGGAAGTTCGGGCTAACCGTGCGAAGTGGGTTGAAACCCACTGAAGAAGACATTACAACTAGCTGTTAGTCCAGTTCAGTGGACTTCGCACGGTTAGCCCCGAATTCATTCCGGGGCGAGTCAGCAACGAAGCGAGAGAACTCATCGAACTGATGTTTAATCTACCCATCTACTTATTTTCTGCGAATCTACAAATTAATAACGATTCCCCAAGCTGCATCATTGCGAGAGTCTGTCCTGACATACAATAATCAGCGAACCAATTTCTAATTGCTGTTATGAGCGACTCGAACGACACAATCTTCGGCAAGATTATTCGTAAAGAAATTCCTGCTGATATTGTCTACGAAGACGATCTTGCCCTTGCCTTTCGCGATGTGAACCCACAAGCCCCCGTTCATATCCTGGTCATTCCCAAACAACCGATCGCGAAACTCGCCGATGCCGAATCCCAAGATCATGCGCTGATGGGACATCTCCTCCTCACCGTTAAACGGGTCGCCGAACAACAAGGACTCAGCAACGGTTATCGAGTTGTCATCAATACAGGTGAAGAGGGCGGACAAACCGTGTATCATATGCACCTGCATCTTCTGGGCGGTCGATCGATGAGTTGGCCTCCCGGATAGTAGCGGTTTACGCTACGATCGAATCCAGCGCAATCGGAGGAAGGACAACGGTTTACACACGCCCTTTAGCTCGTCTCATCGAGCAACTTCAACACCTCCCAGGTGTCGGCCCTAAATCAGCCCAACGTCTCGCACTACACATCCTTAAACGCCCCGAAGAAGAAGTAAAAGCTTTGGCAATGGCGTTGATGGAAGCAAAGCTGCAAGTTGGGTTCTGTTCTGTTTGCGGTCATTTGTCGGCTGAACCCGTTTGTGAGATTTGTCGATCGCCCCAACGCGATGCGAAAACCATTTGTGTTGTGGCAGAGTCTCGTGATGTGATCGCGCTTGAGAAAACGCGGGAATATCGCGGGAAATATCATGTTTTAGGGGGACTGATTTCCCCGATCGATGGCATTGGCCCTGAGCAACTCAACATTAAGCAACTCGTTCGGCGCGTCAGTCAGCAAAAAGTCGAAGAAGTCATTATCGCCATCAGTCCGAGCGTAGAAGGCGAGACGACAACTCTATATGTTGGAAGCTTGCTAAAACCTTTTACTCGTGTGACGCGGATTGCCTTCGGGCTACCAATGGGTGGAGATTTGGAATATGCAGACGAAGTAACTCTAGCGCGTGCTTTAGAAGGTCGGCGCGTTCTAGATTAAGACGATTGCTGAGCAGACATCGATCGCACAGGAATCTCTTACTATTTTCAGAATCGTCTCTAGCAATCCTGCCTGAAGTAGAGATGGGTCAATGACCTATCTCTACTTTAGTTTTTGCACTATCTTGCCGATTTATTCATACGCATCCATCGGCAAACAAGAACAGACCAAATTGCGATCGCCAAAAGCATTATCAATTCGCCCAACCGCTGGATAGAATTTGTTCGCCTTTGTCCAAGTAGTCGGGAAAATTGCCTCCTGACGTGAGTAAGGACGATCCCAAGTCTCAGATGTGAGATCTGCAACTGTGTGAGGAGCATTCTTCAGGAGATTGTTCGTGCGATCGACATTGCCATTCTCAATGGCTCGAATCTCTTCTCGAATCGCAATCATGGCATCACAGAAACGATCGAGTTCCGCTTTCGATTCACTCTCAGTCGGCTCAACCATGACCGTTCCTGCCACAGGCCAAGAAACCGTTGGCGGATGGAAGCCATAATCGATCAAGCGTTTTGCAATGTCATCGACTTCGATATCTGCATTTTTCTTGAATTCACGCAGATCGAGAATACATTCATGCGCAACCCAGCCATTCTTGCCCTTGTATAACACTGGATAATGTCCTTCCAGGCGTTTTGCAATATAGTTCGCATTCAGAATGGCAATCTCAGTGGCTTCAGTCAAGCCTTGACCGCCCATCATTGCAATGTACATCCAAGAAATCGGCAAAATGCTAGCACTGCCCCAAGGCGCGGCTGACACAGCTCCAATTCCCGATTCTCCACTCGTTGCCACGACTGAATGATTCGGCAAGAACGGAACAAGATGCGAAGCGACTCCAATAGGGCCAACTCCAGGGCCGCCACCTCCATGCGGAATACAGAAGGTTTTGTGCAAGTTCAAATGGCACACATCTGCACCAAAATCACCGGGACGACACAAGCCGACTTGAGCATTCATGTTTGCGCCATCCATGTAGACTTGCCCGCCGTTCTCATGCACGATCGCGCAAATCTCTCGAATTCCTTCTTCAAACACACCATGCGTTGAAGGATAAGTCACCATCAAGGCTGCTAGATTCTCTCGATGCTGTTCAGCTTTTGCTTTGAGATCTGCAATGTCGATGTTGCCTTCGTGATCACATGCGATCGCTACGACTTTCATCCCTGCCATGACTGCACTCGCTGGATTCGTGCCATGAGCAGATTGAGGAATCAAACAGATCGTGCGATGAGTATCACCCCGACTTTGATGATACTGACGGATAACGAGCAAGCCAGCATACTCACCTTGAGAGCCTGCATTCGGTTGCAATGAAATGCCTGCAAATCCGGTAATTTCAGACAGCCAGGATTCGAGCTGTTGGAACAACGTTTGATAGCCTTGAGTTTGATTCGTCGGTGCAAAAGGATGAATCTGTCCGAACTCTGGCCAAGTAATCGGAATCATTTCAGCAGTTGCATTTAACTTCATCGTGCAAGAGCCGAGCGGAATCATCGCAGACGTAAGAGAGAGATCTCTCGACTGCAAGCGATACATGTATCGCAGAAGTTCCGTCTCCGATCGATAAGCCGAAAAAGTTGGATGAGTCAGATATTTGGAAGTCCGAATAAACGCAGATGGAATTTGAGGATCAGGAATCGCAGGCAGCGATCGACCTGCAAAACAACCGACTAAATCGAGTAAATCCGCTTGAGACGTGGTTTCATCGATCGAGATCCCCACGGTATCGGAATCAATCTTGCGTAAGTTGATCCCTTTCTGCAACGCACGCGCCAGAACAGCATCCGCATCACATTCGACTTTGAGCGTGTCAAAGTAAGGCTCAGTTCCAAGCTTGAGTCCGAGTTTTTGCAGCGCGATCGCTAATTGTGCAGTTAAACGATGAACGCGATCGGCAATTTTTCTCAAGCCTTCTGCACCGTGATAAACCGCATACATGCCCGCAATCACGGCAAGTAACACTTGGGCTGTACAAATATTGCTCGTTGCTTTGTCTCGGCGGATATGTTGCTCGCGAGTTTGTAGCGCCAGTCTCAAAGCAGGCTGACCATTGCGATCTTTAGAAACACCAACTAATCTTCCAGGCAATTGACGTTTGTAAACTTCTTTCGTCGCAAAGTAAGCCGCATGAGGGCCACCATAACCGAGCGGAACCCCAAAGCGTTGAGTATTGCCGATCGCAATGTCAGCTCCAAATTCTCCCGGTGCTTTTAGTAAGGTCAAACTCAACAGATCAGCCGCAACCGTCACTAATGCGCCCGCTTGATGAGCACGATCGACAAATTCCGAATAGTCATAAATCGCGCCATCGGTTGCGGGATATTGCAGCAATGCCCCAAAGATCGGAGTGTCAAATTCAAAGGTTCGATGATCGCCGACAATTACTTCGATTCCAAGTGGCAATGCGCGAGTTTGAATTACTTCGATCGTCTGAGGATGACATGCTTCTGACACCCAGAACGTCTTCGCTTTATTTTTCACAATGCCATAGCTCATGGACATCGCTTCTGCTGCTGCTGTGCCTTCATCTAGAAGTGACGCATTCGCAATTTCCAAGCCTGTTAGATCCATGATCATGGTTTGGAAATTCAGCAGCGCTTCGAGCCGTCCTTGAGAAATTTCGGGCTGATACGGCGTGTATTGCGTGTACCAACCTGGATTTTCGAGAATATTGCGCTGAATGACAGGAGGCGTAATGCAATTCGAGTAGCCCATGCCAATCAACGATCGCAGCACTTGATTTTTCGACGCGATCGCTTTGAGTTCCTTCAAAAGCTCATATTCACTCCGACCCGATCGAATTTGTAGCGGACGCTGAATTCGGATGCTTTTTGGCACAGCCTGCTCGATTAGATCGGAAATCGAGTTTAATCCCAATACCGCGAGCATTGCTCGAATTTCTTCACCTCGCACCCCGATATGTCGATCGACAAAGCGATCGGTATAAGTCAATTCAGGAGTCGAAACAGTGGATTCTGAAGGTTCGGACGAATCGAAATCGAGCGAGCGAGCGTAGTCGGACAATGCGGACACGGACACTGTGGGTTCAGACATAGATTACGAATCGTTTAGAGTGACAAAAGCAGGTTCGATTCTAAGTCAATTTTCGGAGCCGCAAATGTTTGAGAAGACTCAAAATCTGAAGCTCAGACAGATTAACCTAGCCTAAATGAGGCTTTAAAACTGAAATTCCAAACCATCAAGCACGTTGAACGTTCAAGATATCAAAATTTGTTAGACACATTCTGCAACAATTAACCCGCCAGCGGAACTAGCGGGTGTAAAGCTACAGTGAAATTGCCATGTAGATTTCGGAAATTACTGAGAAATTTTCAAGCACCCTCAACCTGAGCACGGTATTCATCGGCTGACATCGCATCGTCAATCTCAGTCGAATCGCTGATTTGCACCTTGATCAGCCATCCGTCTGTATAGGGAGCGTCTACCAACTTCTCTGGCGAATCCATCATTTCTGTATTTGCCTCTAGCACGGTTCCGCTTACCGGAGATTTCAAATCTTCCACCGCTTTCACGGATTCCACGGTGCCAAAATTCTCGCCTTTTTGAACCTCAGTTCCAGGTTCTGGCAATTCCAAAAACACAATATCGCCAAGCTGATCGATCGCGAATGCGGTGATCCCGATCGTGGCAGTGTCGCCATCGAGCTGGACATATTCGTGAGAGTCTGTGTATTTCAGTGTGTCAGGATATTCAAATGCCATGATGTCTAAACGTATCGAAGATTTTTCTTATTCTATTTGCTTGCGCGGTAGAACGGACGCTTCACGACGATCGCGGGATAGTTCTTTCCCCGGATGCCAATTTCGACTGCTTGCCCAGGTTTCGACAATTCAGTCGGAACATAGCCAAGCGCGATCGCTTGTCCGACCGTCGGTGCTAACGTCCCACTGGTGACAATTCCAACCTCTTTCCCTTCAAAGAAAATCGGATAGTCATGTCGCGCAATATTCCGTCCTTGCATTTGTAATCCGACTAAGCGCTTTTTCACGCCGTTTTGTCTTTGCTCTTCGAGAACGGATCGCCCGATAAAATCACCCTTGGTATCGAGATGCACAAGCCAACCAAGCCCCGCTTCTAAGGGCGTCGTTGTCTCGTTAATATCTTGTCCGTATAACGCCATTGCCGCTTCTAATCGCAATGTGTCCCGCGCTCCCAACCCGCAAGGAGTCACGCCGGAATTTAACAACGATCGCCAAAGTGCGATCGCAGCTTCTGGTGCGAGCATCACTTCAAATCCATCTTCTCCGGTATATCCGGTACGCGCTAAGAAGGCAGGCTGTCCTAAAACATGCGCTTCTAAATGTCCAAAGGCTTTCACCCCTGACAAATCTTGATCGACGATCTCGCTTAAATATTCGACTGCCTTCTTCCCTTGCACTGCGATTAAAGCTTGAGTCTCTGAGAGATCTTGAAACTCGATCCCACTCAGATGAGCCAGCATCCAATCGCGATCTTTCTGAGTCGTTGCGGCATTCACAATCACGACCCAGCGATCGTCGCCTTGAAAATAGAAAATCAAATCATCAATGATCCCGCCTTGCGGATTTAGCAAGACTGTATATTGAGCTTGTCCCGGCTGAAGGCGACTCAGATCAGATGGCACAAGTTTTTGGATTTGTGTCAAAACATCCCGACCGCTCAGCGTGAATTTACCCATATGCGAAATATCAAACATGCCTGCTTGCGATCGCACAGCCTGATGTTCTTGAGTAATTCCGCCAAATTGGACGGGCATTTCCCATCCCGAAAAACCCGTCATCCGGGCATTGAGTTCGATCGCTAATTCATACAACGGAGTTCGACGCAAAGCTTCCAAAGGCTGACTCACAAAAAACTCAACACAGATATTCTAAACGTAGCGTTACTCCTGAACTCAGGGGTTTGAATGTATTCTAGAATGCAAATATCTACGGATTCGAGAATATTGATCCCTGATTTCAATTTCTCTGCCTCAAACCTCTTGTCAACTTTGCCATACAGACAGAAACTAATGGTGGGAGTCGAAGTGGAAGTGCGAGGTTATTTTTGTGAAAAAAGTTTTAGCTATTATTTTAGGAGGGGGTGCTGGAACCCGTCTGTATCCATTAACCAAGCAGCGGGCGAAGCCAGCCGTCCCATTAGCCGGAAAATATCGACTCATTGATATTCCAGTCAGTAACTGTATCAATTCTGAGATCTTTAAGATCTACGTTCTGACGCAATTCAATTCGGCTTCTCTCAACCGCCACTTAGCTCGCGCTTACAATTTTTCAGGGTTCAGTGAAGGATTTGTTGAAGTCCTCGCCGCTCAGCAAACTGCCGAAAATCCGAACTGGTTCCAAGGAACTGCCGATGCGGTTCGCCAATATATTTGGTTGTTTCAAGAATGGGACATTGATGAATATGTGATTCTGTCGGGCGATCACTTGTATCGCATGGACTATCGCGAATTCGTTCAGCGTCACCGCGAAACTGGAGCGGATATTACGCTTTCAGTTGTGCCGATGGATGAGGCACGCGCTTCTGATTTTGGTTTGATGAAGATCGATGATTCTGGACGAGTTGTAGACTTTAGCGAGAAGCCGAAAGGCGATGCGTTGAAAGCCATGCAGGTTGATACGACCGTTTTAGGATTGTCGCCTGAAGAAGCAAAACAAAGTCCCTACATTGCTTCAATGGG is part of the Leptolyngbya boryana PCC 6306 genome and harbors:
- the pstA gene encoding phosphate ABC transporter permease PstA; the encoded protein is MSSFFDRQLTKPLSVDRRLFSYGMSAIAVLLTGLALLPLLSILFEILRQGLPNLRWEVLTNLPAPVGEAGVVSGFANAIQGTVLMVGLAAMMSIPFGILTAIYLVEIGRGNTIAQIVRFVMSILSAVPSIVVGVFAYAVIVLSTILGYRGFSALAGAFALAVIMLPIIVLSTEEALKLVPTQQRLASAALGANSIQTTFKVVLKAALPSITTGVLLAIARVSGETAPLLFTALFSQNWVEQALNPTPSLSVMIYNYASSAFPEQNQLAWSASVVLLGIVILTNLLSRLITRRHQ
- the pstB gene encoding phosphate ABC transporter ATP-binding protein PstB, which gives rise to MQFASQATDLALCVKDLAVYYGTRKAIEGVSIDIPSAQVTAIIGPSGCGKSTFIKTLNRIGELESNMRIEGTIQFFGQDIYSNRVNLNRLRRQIGMVFQKPNPFPMSIYDNVAYGIRVFSRPSRSMLDEMVESALKSAALWNEVKDHLNKSALSLSGGQQQRLCIARALAIKPRVLLMDEPCSALDPITTMKIEELIQELREQFTIVIVTHNMQQAARISDRTAFFSTDESQIGQLIEVDATSKVFSAATDVRTRNYVEGRFG
- a CDS encoding histidine triad nucleotide-binding protein, producing the protein MSDSNDTIFGKIIRKEIPADIVYEDDLALAFRDVNPQAPVHILVIPKQPIAKLADAESQDHALMGHLLLTVKRVAEQQGLSNGYRVVINTGEEGGQTVYHMHLHLLGGRSMSWPPG
- the recR gene encoding recombination mediator RecR; amino-acid sequence: MASRIVAVYATIESSAIGGRTTVYTRPLARLIEQLQHLPGVGPKSAQRLALHILKRPEEEVKALAMALMEAKLQVGFCSVCGHLSAEPVCEICRSPQRDAKTICVVAESRDVIALEKTREYRGKYHVLGGLISPIDGIGPEQLNIKQLVRRVSQQKVEEVIIAISPSVEGETTTLYVGSLLKPFTRVTRIAFGLPMGGDLEYADEVTLARALEGRRVLD
- the gcvP gene encoding aminomethyl-transferring glycine dehydrogenase; this translates as MSEPTVSVSALSDYARSLDFDSSEPSESTVSTPELTYTDRFVDRHIGVRGEEIRAMLAVLGLNSISDLIEQAVPKSIRIQRPLQIRSGRSEYELLKELKAIASKNQVLRSLIGMGYSNCITPPVIQRNILENPGWYTQYTPYQPEISQGRLEALLNFQTMIMDLTGLEIANASLLDEGTAAAEAMSMSYGIVKNKAKTFWVSEACHPQTIEVIQTRALPLGIEVIVGDHRTFEFDTPIFGALLQYPATDGAIYDYSEFVDRAHQAGALVTVAADLLSLTLLKAPGEFGADIAIGNTQRFGVPLGYGGPHAAYFATKEVYKRQLPGRLVGVSKDRNGQPALRLALQTREQHIRRDKATSNICTAQVLLAVIAGMYAVYHGAEGLRKIADRVHRLTAQLAIALQKLGLKLGTEPYFDTLKVECDADAVLARALQKGINLRKIDSDTVGISIDETTSQADLLDLVGCFAGRSLPAIPDPQIPSAFIRTSKYLTHPTFSAYRSETELLRYMYRLQSRDLSLTSAMIPLGSCTMKLNATAEMIPITWPEFGQIHPFAPTNQTQGYQTLFQQLESWLSEITGFAGISLQPNAGSQGEYAGLLVIRQYHQSRGDTHRTICLIPQSAHGTNPASAVMAGMKVVAIACDHEGNIDIADLKAKAEQHRENLAALMVTYPSTHGVFEEGIREICAIVHENGGQVYMDGANMNAQVGLCRPGDFGADVCHLNLHKTFCIPHGGGGPGVGPIGVASHLVPFLPNHSVVATSGESGIGAVSAAPWGSASILPISWMYIAMMGGQGLTEATEIAILNANYIAKRLEGHYPVLYKGKNGWVAHECILDLREFKKNADIEVDDIAKRLIDYGFHPPTVSWPVAGTVMVEPTESESKAELDRFCDAMIAIREEIRAIENGNVDRTNNLLKNAPHTVADLTSETWDRPYSRQEAIFPTTWTKANKFYPAVGRIDNAFGDRNLVCSCLPMDAYE
- the gcvH gene encoding glycine cleavage system protein GcvH; amino-acid sequence: MAFEYPDTLKYTDSHEYVQLDGDTATIGITAFAIDQLGDIVFLELPEPGTEVQKGENFGTVESVKAVEDLKSPVSGTVLEANTEMMDSPEKLVDAPYTDGWLIKVQISDSTEIDDAMSADEYRAQVEGA
- the gcvT gene encoding glycine cleavage system aminomethyltransferase GcvT, yielding MSQPLEALRRTPLYELAIELNARMTGFSGWEMPVQFGGITQEHQAVRSQAGMFDISHMGKFTLSGRDVLTQIQKLVPSDLSRLQPGQAQYTVLLNPQGGIIDDLIFYFQGDDRWVVIVNAATTQKDRDWMLAHLSGIEFQDLSETQALIAVQGKKAVEYLSEIVDQDLSGVKAFGHLEAHVLGQPAFLARTGYTGEDGFEVMLAPEAAIALWRSLLNSGVTPCGLGARDTLRLEAAMALYGQDINETTTPLEAGLGWLVHLDTKGDFIGRSVLEEQRQNGVKKRLVGLQMQGRNIARHDYPIFFEGKEVGIVTSGTLAPTVGQAIALGYVPTELSKPGQAVEIGIRGKNYPAIVVKRPFYRASK